A single region of the Pseudomonas granadensis genome encodes:
- the cobJ gene encoding precorrin-3B C(17)-methyltransferase, which yields MTQITPAIVILGQGSLATARRIQQVYPASQIHGLAGRVEGADFVYQEFGATLRALYQQATPIIALCAAGIVIRTLAPLLLEKGAEPPVLAVAEDGSAVVPLLGGLGGVNVMARDIAAGLQVAAAITTSGELRFGTCLLNPPSGYALGDLESGKRFVSDLLAGHRVRVEGVAPWLDQAQLPQDPQAQRTIHVGSAERPASADELLIYPRSVAVAVRAETADLAHAVRSALQQASVAVQSLACLLAADSEMASATLREAALELGVPLRLVATATDVQAIALAAVPQAQLHLVQNLAIAVAAEPLDIQHIGRPRGRLAVIGLGPGAAELMVPAVKAELARATDVLGYETYVRMAGPFRDDQVQHCTDNREEMQRARHAFRLAAEGRSVIVVSSGDPGVFAMAAAVLEALHESSDPAWHSVDLEILPGVSASLATAAQAGAPLGHDFCVMSLSDNLKPWSIIEKRLDLAAQADLALAFYNPISRARPWQLGRALEIVAQHRTPETPIVLGRDIGRPGQTLRTTSLGALTADQVDMRTMVLIGSSTTCTFPRASGGEWVYTPRWYGEKPLA from the coding sequence ATGACGCAGATCACCCCCGCCATCGTCATTCTCGGCCAAGGCAGTCTGGCCACCGCACGGCGCATTCAGCAGGTGTACCCGGCGTCGCAGATTCACGGTCTCGCCGGGCGCGTCGAAGGTGCTGACTTCGTCTATCAGGAATTCGGCGCGACCCTGCGCGCGCTGTATCAGCAGGCCACGCCGATCATTGCCCTGTGTGCGGCCGGGATTGTCATTCGTACGCTGGCGCCGCTGTTGCTGGAAAAGGGCGCTGAGCCGCCCGTACTTGCAGTCGCCGAGGATGGCAGCGCGGTAGTGCCGTTGCTGGGCGGCCTCGGCGGGGTCAACGTCATGGCACGCGACATCGCTGCCGGATTGCAGGTGGCAGCAGCGATCACTACCAGTGGCGAGTTGCGCTTTGGTACCTGCCTGCTCAATCCACCGAGCGGTTATGCACTGGGCGATCTGGAATCGGGCAAGCGCTTTGTCTCCGACCTGCTCGCCGGCCACCGCGTGCGCGTCGAAGGCGTGGCGCCGTGGCTGGATCAGGCGCAGTTGCCGCAGGACCCACAGGCGCAACGCACGATTCATGTCGGCAGTGCCGAGCGTCCAGCGAGCGCCGATGAATTACTGATTTACCCGCGCAGCGTCGCAGTGGCGGTGCGTGCAGAGACAGCCGACCTGGCGCATGCCGTGCGCAGCGCGTTGCAACAGGCGAGCGTCGCCGTGCAATCGCTGGCGTGCCTGTTGGCGGCTGACAGTGAGATGGCATCGGCAACCTTGCGCGAAGCGGCGCTGGAGTTGGGCGTGCCGTTGCGCCTTGTCGCGACTGCAACTGATGTGCAGGCAATCGCGCTGGCTGCCGTACCGCAAGCGCAGCTTCATCTTGTGCAGAATCTGGCCATTGCAGTGGCCGCCGAGCCGCTGGACATCCAGCACATCGGCCGCCCTCGCGGTCGTCTCGCGGTGATCGGCCTCGGTCCCGGTGCTGCCGAATTGATGGTGCCGGCGGTGAAGGCCGAACTGGCCCGCGCCACCGACGTGCTCGGCTACGAAACCTACGTGCGCATGGCTGGCCCCTTCCGCGACGATCAGGTGCAGCATTGCACCGACAACCGCGAAGAGATGCAGCGCGCCCGTCACGCCTTCCGCCTCGCTGCCGAAGGGCGTTCGGTGATCGTCGTGTCCTCGGGTGATCCCGGTGTGTTCGCCATGGCCGCGGCCGTGCTCGAAGCGTTGCACGAATCGAGCGACCCGGCGTGGCACAGCGTCGATCTGGAAATTCTGCCCGGCGTCTCCGCTTCGCTGGCCACCGCCGCGCAGGCCGGCGCGCCGCTGGGGCATGACTTCTGCGTGATGTCGCTGTCGGACAACCTCAAGCCGTGGTCGATCATCGAAAAACGTCTGGACCTCGCTGCGCAAGCGGATCTGGCCTTGGCGTTCTACAACCCGATTTCCCGTGCGCGACCGTGGCAATTGGGCCGGGCGCTGGAAATCGTTGCACAGCACCGCACCCCGGAAACGCCGATCGTGCTGGGGCGCGATATCGGCCGTCCGGGCCAGACCTTGCGAACCACTAGCCTCGGCGCGCTGACTGCGGATCAGGTCGACATGCGCACGATGGTGCTGATCGGCTCCTCCACCACCTGCACGTTCCCCCGCGCCAGCGGTGGTGAATGGGTTTACACACCGCGTTGGTACGGCGAAAAGCCGCTTGCCTGA
- a CDS encoding MarC family protein has translation MLHVLFSVYLKMLVLYSPFFVLSCFISLTRGYSRKEQRRLAWKVAVATLVSSVLLYLFGRVIFDVFGITVDAFRIGAGSVLFISALGMAQGKPAVQADNVQQDVTIVPLTIPLTVGPGTIGALLVMGVSQPHWDDKLTAIMSIALASFTVGVVLYLSNRIERILGDQGLQIVSRLMGLFVCALAAQIIFTGVKGYLVP, from the coding sequence ATGCTCCATGTGTTGTTCAGCGTTTACCTGAAGATGCTGGTGCTTTACAGCCCCTTCTTCGTGTTGTCCTGCTTTATCAGCCTGACCCGCGGTTATTCGCGCAAGGAACAACGGCGCCTGGCCTGGAAGGTCGCGGTGGCGACGCTGGTGTCGAGCGTCTTGCTGTACCTGTTCGGGCGGGTGATCTTCGATGTGTTCGGCATCACGGTTGATGCGTTCCGCATCGGTGCCGGCAGCGTGCTGTTCATTTCCGCGCTGGGCATGGCGCAGGGCAAGCCGGCGGTACAGGCCGATAACGTTCAGCAGGACGTCACCATCGTGCCGCTGACCATTCCGCTGACGGTCGGCCCCGGCACCATCGGTGCGTTACTGGTCATGGGTGTCAGCCAACCGCATTGGGACGACAAGCTCACGGCAATCATGAGTATTGCGCTGGCCAGTTTCACGGTGGGCGTGGTGCTTTATCTATCGAACCGCATCGAGCGAATTCTCGGTGATCAGGGCTTGCAGATCGTCAGCCGCTTGATGGGCCTGTTTGTTTGCGCGCTGGCGGCGCAGATCATTTTTACCGGAGTCAAAGGTTATCTGGTGCCTTGA
- a CDS encoding TcdA/TcdB pore-forming domain-containing protein encodes MGVMEQYVGEADLISAEDYSALQRALREFSATGEYAELAALYESAGRASDFTEKLQVVTLFLDNFERLAKRKTAPMPVAIDRIENGLRDYAARLAATVSMFSDVPVPVPKTMHFVWVGGSQVGAIQRDYMNVWRQVLATEGYQFNLWYDSDALLAFEMNRVISDSARVDAMESGGDTVSKPGELAKMIEDRARVLKHEMFTFLQQPQWQGKADQARIELMVRAYGKDRAILENFRQECLHSHQQMAGSDLQLRDVNREFAGHFLEDVYQREVAMRGNFAAASDVVRLQAEYLEGGRYSDMDYLPPLADKLGGVDISGYSEEQRIGVLQVLLNNDETLMPGRDRHRYLDRVETISAADREALQTFARNKHPPGEIFVAPQEHSVPRDAMRLGTAHGVSVAGEMNAHMLAHAGSGMTMAYMQMIRLNYDCLLQVERRAIAAGIDMNDAGRLIAVIQNVVNEVLAQKKFPSSTIHFAAGRLIEAIHSYYQDGIRVGARSTITLTGPGAAAAGLTKYIEEHLLPEQIDRIRNHLKLVEGYNVFTEEEMISGWTVNDDEAQWLAKEQEKWRSGKLKSRYTGQLADLLKPQQTLTFKQGWPVVGGKPVLLTSVLQQWMDDLGEPFVRAMREKLSGEITFTDAFAIGFDTRQLIAAQPQGELPVSHGAETTSNLNELFSRIAHDAMPLQQLSPLVRVMLGGIFGADSLDDAGFAGVWQTVRELAVATDGDGTFARFDAIEKALHQRPEFATALTRGEAHEVLTARELKVQALFEALTVRQWSERIGQIKRTAQREYRTRIIQRSAQVREMFISAGATSARQLSQDLLMQGASDPGRRCYPLALLVGAAVAAGESAERTLVGHVATASISPEHTSSRALLSALNELRTLPTSAIGEARGLQSLDTLMQTLEAKSTPAVLLLDTGDHALLLAKVQVGDRFVYRFYDPNFAIYAFAEGAQAKLGVERYLSAGDSELARLYGLGDMAGAQFNVVELNTDAIVTRKLSAGLPLDSFLHSPSSDSRRASVWARQALARQRSLSENARMGTSLAQVDARYWAQAFGEATQQLRSEHSLGREYLPLLDTLKPQADGAFSLTLVDAQNPRQARTVSTIDPRFNTLKEHLQRLVKAAKPAAPAESDGGSRLSFAFAIQTLVTEMRQRDYQAGDQLPALSIALQVQVYVSYAQLGFGVVSDTAQVINLVRQVAASEQALLLRQSSLVGRVLGPAATGVGFAFSLVNIGFDIYNLSLAQNHEQRSRFSTSLAFNVAALGLDIAALAVGGTAGAAAAILSVPLLGIGIGATAIASNLGQIADKATAVGNHLRAIHNAYQPGAFTFADGTLQFPPEAVITQLDLQDRQVRFDSQRFYPWGGGPLELPQYNDDPKQIHRSLNIRQAFGLGESATLDIRDDAALHTVVLPCTPLCYYGYEYQLGGAGYVYEPLVDERVEPRSSSEHAEPHWYAAFHPVTILGDTLVTQLDERIHTRYPQLRNSLADKLEYDEQGNRRFYLHSTPSLKHILYKLHPVYKPTSIRVQLNEQVRQLAVPTLPVEWQQKLSYEITATPGHCQLRLTPGLREVTLNGFGKWLVHAPWVNLEQVRFADAVIADDDGPRLYLAGRQLTIDGIVLSAFEGLIELAGGELYELDWQHNALRLVSVTLGDTHHSRDVLARLGKHGDEDRLAAGYLRLERFNVPFAPASQPLRTTAFYDGPRRRLLYARNLPGAVNDGLLLGAATADEAWFYHPDHATVWRVNVLSGLVVQRYRLLSLEPGTKISAFAQLADGTLRVSQQLVERKNLNVQTTLEFHLADKDVTLTAITLRSRGLENSPLKPEEGSRIVFFRHRQKPPRPYADETPGMAPAISTWRYAPYIHAQAYSFDQLLERAWIGAENGRYFRADPLSDADRVLLMPRSADPATARLFYSKQSQMLSHGIELRDNVFMQQALARDVVDIRRVGDSYLATLSDGRLFEIDLGAREDNWLSEIDRDVLQFVGLSQRWLQQHPDWLAALPALARQYNSAAFAIIGLRAQAGQPFLAAWCVDEKLVLAQTPGNRELTLLGLTPDRQAVWLLDSDAGAIWRQTLVSFEEARAAFGNGSVVQHRQALPQAEPVWSSWTFGEVLPQGDGLLGRTREGVTLQLQDQQPARIVGTENRWSWRLGETPAQLCERLKQLLHGQAHAAFLPVENTGNRYQYYVPTLNRLFDVSAREDGRWATFLGTRDTDNPLLLDSIDELVFSAGTTDSVWLPGAMPSVMRRS; translated from the coding sequence ATGGGTGTCATGGAACAGTATGTCGGCGAAGCGGATCTTATTTCTGCCGAAGATTATTCAGCGCTGCAACGCGCCTTGAGGGAGTTTTCCGCTACTGGCGAATATGCCGAGTTGGCAGCGCTTTACGAGAGTGCCGGCAGGGCCTCGGATTTCACTGAAAAACTGCAAGTCGTAACGCTTTTCCTCGACAACTTCGAGCGCCTGGCCAAGCGCAAGACGGCGCCCATGCCGGTGGCCATTGATCGAATCGAGAATGGGCTGCGCGATTACGCGGCGCGCCTGGCGGCAACGGTGAGCATGTTCAGTGACGTACCCGTGCCAGTGCCAAAAACAATGCATTTTGTCTGGGTCGGCGGCAGCCAGGTCGGCGCTATCCAGCGTGATTACATGAATGTCTGGCGCCAGGTCCTGGCCACAGAGGGCTACCAGTTCAATCTCTGGTACGACAGCGATGCCTTGCTGGCTTTCGAAATGAATCGGGTCATCTCCGACAGCGCCCGCGTCGATGCGATGGAGTCGGGTGGTGACACCGTGAGCAAGCCCGGCGAGTTGGCGAAGATGATCGAAGACCGGGCGCGAGTATTGAAGCACGAGATGTTCACGTTTCTGCAACAACCGCAATGGCAAGGTAAAGCCGATCAGGCCCGTATTGAATTGATGGTGCGCGCCTACGGTAAAGACCGGGCAATACTGGAGAACTTTCGGCAGGAATGTTTGCACAGCCATCAGCAAATGGCCGGCAGCGACTTGCAGTTGCGCGATGTCAATCGTGAGTTTGCCGGACATTTTCTAGAGGATGTCTATCAACGTGAAGTGGCGATGCGCGGCAACTTCGCAGCGGCCAGTGATGTTGTGCGCTTGCAGGCTGAATATCTGGAGGGTGGTCGTTACAGTGACATGGATTACTTGCCACCGCTGGCCGACAAATTGGGTGGCGTGGATATCAGCGGTTACAGCGAAGAACAACGTATTGGCGTATTACAAGTGTTGCTCAATAACGATGAAACCTTGATGCCGGGTCGTGACCGGCATCGCTATCTCGACAGAGTAGAGACTATTTCTGCTGCAGATCGGGAGGCGTTGCAGACGTTTGCTCGCAACAAGCATCCTCCAGGGGAGATCTTCGTCGCCCCGCAGGAGCATTCGGTACCACGGGATGCGATGCGTCTGGGAACGGCTCATGGGGTATCCGTTGCGGGGGAAATGAACGCGCATATGCTCGCCCACGCAGGCAGTGGCATGACCATGGCCTACATGCAGATGATCCGTCTGAATTATGACTGCCTGCTGCAAGTGGAGCGTCGTGCGATCGCCGCCGGTATCGATATGAACGACGCGGGGCGTTTGATCGCGGTTATTCAGAACGTCGTGAATGAAGTGCTCGCGCAAAAGAAATTCCCGTCTTCAACGATCCATTTCGCCGCAGGCAGGCTCATCGAAGCCATCCATTCCTATTATCAGGACGGCATTCGGGTCGGTGCTCGAAGCACGATCACCCTTACCGGACCGGGGGCAGCGGCCGCCGGGCTGACCAAATACATCGAAGAACATTTGCTGCCCGAGCAGATCGACCGCATCCGCAATCATCTGAAACTGGTTGAGGGCTATAACGTTTTTACCGAGGAGGAAATGATCTCCGGCTGGACCGTCAATGACGATGAGGCGCAGTGGCTGGCCAAAGAGCAGGAAAAATGGCGCAGTGGCAAACTCAAGTCGCGTTATACCGGCCAACTGGCGGATCTGCTCAAACCGCAACAGACGCTGACGTTCAAGCAGGGCTGGCCGGTGGTGGGCGGTAAACCGGTATTGCTGACGTCGGTCCTGCAGCAATGGATGGATGACCTCGGCGAGCCCTTTGTCCGGGCCATGCGCGAAAAACTCAGCGGTGAGATCACCTTCACCGATGCTTTTGCCATCGGCTTCGACACGCGGCAGTTGATTGCTGCGCAACCGCAGGGCGAGCTGCCGGTTTCCCACGGCGCCGAAACGACCAGCAATCTCAACGAACTGTTCAGTCGGATTGCCCACGACGCGATGCCGCTGCAACAACTCAGTCCGCTGGTGCGGGTCATGCTCGGTGGAATTTTCGGAGCGGACAGTCTGGACGATGCGGGTTTTGCGGGCGTCTGGCAGACCGTGCGTGAGCTTGCCGTGGCAACCGATGGAGACGGCACTTTCGCGCGTTTTGACGCCATCGAAAAAGCCCTTCACCAGCGGCCGGAATTCGCGACGGCACTGACGCGGGGTGAGGCGCATGAAGTGCTGACTGCGCGTGAACTCAAGGTCCAGGCGCTCTTCGAAGCGCTGACGGTGCGGCAATGGAGCGAGCGTATTGGGCAGATCAAGCGCACCGCGCAGCGTGAATACCGCACCCGGATCATTCAGCGCAGTGCGCAGGTGCGGGAAATGTTCATCAGCGCCGGCGCGACCTCGGCCCGGCAATTGTCGCAGGACTTACTCATGCAGGGAGCGAGCGACCCAGGGCGCCGCTGCTATCCGCTGGCATTGTTGGTTGGCGCCGCCGTGGCTGCCGGCGAGTCGGCCGAGCGCACGCTGGTCGGGCATGTCGCGACGGCCAGCATCAGTCCTGAACACACCAGCTCACGGGCGTTGCTCAGTGCGCTGAACGAATTGCGGACGTTGCCGACGAGTGCCATCGGGGAGGCTCGCGGCTTGCAGAGTCTGGATACGCTGATGCAGACGCTGGAAGCAAAAAGTACACCTGCAGTCCTGTTGCTCGACACTGGCGATCACGCGTTGCTGTTGGCAAAGGTGCAAGTGGGCGACCGGTTCGTCTACCGCTTCTATGACCCCAACTTTGCCATCTATGCGTTCGCCGAAGGTGCCCAGGCGAAGCTCGGCGTGGAGCGTTATCTCAGCGCAGGCGATAGCGAACTGGCCAGGCTCTACGGTCTGGGTGACATGGCTGGTGCACAATTCAATGTGGTCGAGCTGAACACGGATGCCATCGTCACGCGCAAGCTGTCGGCGGGGTTGCCTTTGGACAGCTTTCTGCACTCGCCTTCGAGCGATTCGCGCCGTGCCTCGGTCTGGGCCAGACAAGCACTGGCGCGCCAGCGCTCGCTCAGCGAAAACGCGCGCATGGGCACAAGCCTGGCGCAAGTGGATGCACGGTACTGGGCGCAGGCATTCGGCGAGGCCACGCAGCAATTGCGCAGTGAACACTCGCTCGGGCGCGAATATCTGCCGTTGCTCGACACCCTCAAGCCGCAGGCGGACGGCGCTTTTTCGCTGACCCTGGTCGATGCGCAAAACCCCCGTCAGGCGCGAACGGTCAGTACAATCGACCCGCGATTCAACACGCTCAAAGAGCATCTGCAGCGGTTGGTCAAAGCGGCCAAGCCCGCGGCCCCCGCTGAGTCTGACGGCGGCAGTCGCTTGAGCTTTGCCTTTGCGATCCAGACCCTGGTCACCGAAATGCGCCAGCGCGATTACCAGGCTGGCGATCAGTTGCCAGCCCTGTCAATTGCCCTGCAAGTGCAGGTCTACGTCAGTTATGCCCAACTGGGTTTCGGCGTGGTCAGCGATACCGCTCAGGTGATCAACCTGGTGCGGCAGGTGGCAGCCAGTGAGCAAGCGCTGCTGTTGCGTCAGTCGTCACTGGTCGGCCGTGTGCTCGGGCCGGCAGCCACTGGTGTCGGCTTTGCGTTCTCGCTGGTCAACATCGGCTTCGACATCTACAACCTTTCGCTGGCGCAGAACCACGAGCAGCGCTCACGTTTTTCCACGTCGCTGGCGTTCAATGTGGCGGCACTGGGGCTGGACATTGCCGCGCTGGCAGTCGGTGGAACGGCCGGCGCGGCGGCAGCCATTCTGTCGGTGCCGTTGCTCGGTATCGGCATCGGTGCCACCGCGATTGCCAGCAATCTGGGGCAAATCGCCGACAAGGCTACGGCGGTCGGCAATCATTTGCGTGCCATCCACAACGCTTACCAGCCAGGCGCTTTTACCTTTGCCGACGGGACGCTGCAGTTCCCGCCCGAAGCCGTCATTACCCAGCTTGATCTGCAAGACCGGCAGGTTCGTTTTGACAGCCAGCGGTTTTATCCGTGGGGCGGCGGCCCGCTTGAGTTACCGCAGTACAACGATGATCCGAAGCAGATCCACCGATCGCTGAACATTCGCCAGGCCTTCGGTCTGGGCGAGAGCGCAACGCTGGATATCCGCGACGATGCTGCGCTGCATACCGTGGTGCTGCCCTGCACGCCGCTTTGCTATTACGGTTACGAATATCAACTGGGGGGCGCCGGCTATGTCTATGAGCCGTTGGTGGACGAGCGGGTTGAACCGCGCAGTTCCAGTGAACATGCCGAGCCGCACTGGTACGCAGCGTTTCATCCGGTCACCATCCTGGGCGATACGCTGGTGACGCAACTGGATGAGCGCATCCATACCCGTTATCCGCAATTGCGCAACAGCCTGGCGGACAAGCTTGAATATGACGAGCAAGGCAACCGGCGTTTCTATCTCCACAGCACGCCGTCGCTCAAACACATTCTCTACAAGCTGCACCCGGTCTATAAACCGACCTCGATCCGCGTGCAACTCAATGAGCAGGTTCGTCAGCTGGCGGTGCCGACGTTGCCGGTGGAGTGGCAGCAAAAACTGTCCTATGAAATCACCGCCACCCCCGGTCACTGTCAGTTGCGCCTGACTCCCGGTTTGCGCGAAGTGACACTCAACGGCTTTGGCAAATGGCTGGTGCATGCGCCCTGGGTCAATCTCGAGCAGGTCCGCTTTGCTGATGCAGTGATTGCGGATGACGACGGCCCACGGTTATATCTGGCGGGGCGTCAATTGACGATTGACGGCATCGTGCTGTCGGCTTTCGAGGGGCTGATCGAACTGGCCGGAGGTGAACTGTACGAGCTGGACTGGCAGCACAATGCATTGCGCCTGGTGTCCGTTACCCTTGGCGATACCCACCATTCCCGCGATGTCCTTGCACGACTGGGCAAACACGGTGACGAGGATCGTCTGGCCGCCGGCTATCTGAGGCTTGAGCGATTCAACGTGCCGTTCGCCCCGGCCAGCCAGCCGCTGAGGACCACGGCTTTTTACGATGGCCCGCGCAGACGCCTGTTATACGCGCGCAACCTGCCTGGCGCGGTCAACGATGGCTTGCTGCTGGGCGCCGCCACGGCAGATGAAGCGTGGTTTTATCATCCCGATCACGCCACCGTCTGGCGCGTCAATGTGCTCAGCGGGCTGGTCGTGCAGCGCTATCGTTTGCTGAGTCTGGAACCCGGCACGAAAATCAGCGCTTTCGCGCAACTCGCAGACGGCACTCTGCGCGTCTCGCAGCAGTTGGTCGAGCGGAAAAACCTCAACGTGCAAACCACGCTGGAATTTCATCTGGCTGACAAGGACGTGACACTGACCGCCATCACGCTAAGGTCGCGCGGGTTGGAAAATTCCCCCCTCAAACCTGAAGAAGGCAGCCGGATCGTGTTTTTCCGTCATCGCCAGAAACCGCCTCGCCCCTATGCCGACGAAACCCCCGGCATGGCTCCGGCCATCAGCACATGGCGCTACGCACCGTATATTCATGCACAGGCTTATTCCTTCGATCAACTGCTCGAGCGAGCCTGGATCGGCGCGGAAAACGGCCGCTACTTCCGCGCCGACCCGCTCAGTGACGCGGACAGAGTGTTGCTCATGCCGCGATCCGCTGATCCGGCCACGGCACGGCTGTTCTACAGCAAGCAGAGCCAGATGCTCAGTCATGGCATCGAACTGCGTGACAATGTTTTCATGCAGCAAGCGCTGGCGCGGGATGTGGTTGACATCAGACGTGTCGGTGACAGCTATCTCGCCACGTTGAGCGATGGACGACTGTTCGAGATCGACCTCGGTGCCCGTGAGGATAACTGGTTGTCCGAGATAGATAGGGACGTGCTGCAGTTCGTCGGCCTCAGCCAGCGCTGGCTGCAACAACATCCCGACTGGCTGGCCGCACTGCCGGCGCTGGCCAGGCAATACAACAGCGCAGCATTTGCGATCATCGGCTTGCGCGCCCAGGCAGGCCAGCCCTTTCTGGCGGCGTGGTGCGTGGACGAAAAGCTGGTACTGGCGCAAACGCCTGGCAACCGTGAGCTGACGTTACTGGGCCTGACGCCGGACCGGCAAGCCGTTTGGCTGCTGGATTCCGATGCCGGAGCAATCTGGCGGCAGACGCTGGTGTCATTCGAGGAAGCTCGTGCGGCGTTCGGCAACGGCAGCGTCGTGCAGCATCGCCAGGCCTTGCCACAGGCCGAACCGGTCTGGTCATCGTGGACATTCGGCGAAGTCCTGCCGCAGGGCGATGGCCTGCTCGGACGCACCCGCGAAGGCGTGACGCTGCAACTGCAGGATCAACAACCGGCGCGGATTGTCGGCACGGAAAATCGTTGGTCCTGGCGCCTCGGCGAAACGCCCGCACAATTGTGCGAGCGTTTGAAGCAACTGCTGCACGGGCAAGCCCATGCCGCTTTCCTGCCCGTCGAAAATACCGGCAATCGTTACCAATATTACGTGCCGACGCTGAATCGGCTGTTCGATGTGTCCGCCCGGGAGGATGGCCGGTGGGCGACGTTCCTCGGTACGCGCGATACCGATAATCCGCTGTTGCTCGACTCGATCGACGAGCTGGTTTTCAGTGCCGGAACTACCGACAGCGTCTGGTTGCCGGGAGCCATGCCCAGCGTGATGCGCAGGTCATGA